The Arthrobacter sp. NicSoilC5 genome has a window encoding:
- a CDS encoding PhzF family phenazine biosynthesis protein codes for MNPNPRPRPFHQVDVFAGLAYRGNPLAVVLDAQGLDAATMQHFANWTNLSETTFLLPPRDPRADYRVRIFTGSEEFPFAGHPTLGSAHTWLESGGVPKSDGCVVQECAAGLVRIKRDGGRLAFAAPPLTRSGPVEEPVRRQLAAALRVAPGDIVDACWLVNGPEWIGVLLQSAGQVLALEPDHAAMGDLKIGVIGPHAPGTGADFEVRTFLPGDAMAEDPVTGSFNAGAAQWLMGTGRAPEQYVASQGTVLGRAGRIHVSAEGGDIWVGGESTTCIQGTVLL; via the coding sequence GTGAACCCGAACCCCCGCCCCCGCCCCTTCCACCAAGTGGATGTTTTCGCCGGACTGGCCTACCGTGGCAACCCGCTCGCCGTCGTGCTTGATGCCCAAGGCCTGGACGCGGCGACCATGCAGCATTTCGCCAACTGGACCAACCTCTCGGAAACCACCTTCCTGTTGCCTCCCCGGGATCCCCGCGCCGATTACCGGGTCAGGATTTTCACCGGGAGCGAGGAGTTCCCGTTTGCGGGCCACCCGACTCTGGGCTCTGCCCATACCTGGCTGGAAAGCGGAGGGGTGCCGAAGTCCGACGGCTGCGTGGTGCAGGAATGCGCGGCGGGGCTTGTCCGGATCAAGCGCGACGGCGGGAGGCTGGCTTTCGCCGCGCCGCCCCTGACGCGATCCGGCCCCGTGGAGGAGCCCGTCCGCCGGCAGCTGGCAGCGGCGCTGCGGGTGGCCCCCGGCGACATCGTCGACGCGTGCTGGCTGGTGAACGGGCCGGAATGGATCGGTGTCCTGCTGCAGTCCGCCGGGCAGGTGCTGGCCCTGGAACCGGACCACGCAGCCATGGGCGACCTGAAGATCGGCGTCATAGGGCCGCATGCTCCCGGCACCGGCGCCGACTTTGAGGTGCGCACGTTCCTGCCCGGTGACGCGATGGCGGAGGACCCCGTCACCGGCAGCTTCAATGCCGGTGCAGCCCAATGGCTGATGGGAACCGGCAGGGCGCCGGAGCAGTACGTGGCTTCGCAGGGGACCGTGCTGGGCCGGGCCGGGCGCATCCATGTGAGCGCTGAGGGCGGGGACATCTGGGTGGGCGGCGAATCGACCACGTGCATCCAGGGAACCGTCCTGCTCTGA
- the rplI gene encoding 50S ribosomal protein L9, with protein MAKLILTHEVTGLGAAGDVVEVKDGYARNYLLPRNFALTWSKGGEKQVESIKAARAAREHASLEDAQKQAAALSAKPVKLVVKAGESGRLFGTVKQGDVADAVEAAGLGKIDKRKVELPAHIKSVGSYQANVRLHADVAAVIELDVVAGK; from the coding sequence ATGGCAAAGCTCATTCTGACCCACGAAGTCACCGGTCTCGGTGCTGCCGGCGATGTTGTCGAGGTCAAGGACGGTTACGCACGTAACTACCTGCTGCCCCGCAACTTCGCCCTGACCTGGTCGAAGGGTGGCGAGAAGCAGGTTGAGTCCATCAAGGCTGCCCGCGCCGCCCGCGAGCACGCTTCCCTGGAAGATGCTCAGAAGCAGGCCGCTGCACTGTCCGCCAAGCCGGTCAAGCTGGTCGTCAAGGCCGGCGAGTCCGGCCGTCTGTTCGGCACCGTCAAGCAGGGCGACGTCGCCGACGCTGTTGAGGCCGCTGGCCTTGGCAAGATCGACAAGCGCAAGGTTGAACTGCCCGCACACATCAAGTCGGTCGGTTCCTACCAGGCCAACGTCCGCCTCCACGCTGACGTTGCCGCTGTGATCGAACTGGACGTGGTGGCAGGAAAGTAA
- the rpsR gene encoding 30S ribosomal protein S18: MAKAELRKPKPKSNPLKAADITVIDYKDVALLRKFISDRGKIRARRVTGVTVQEQRKIAQAIKNAREVALLPYSGAGRG, encoded by the coding sequence ATGGCTAAGGCTGAACTCCGTAAGCCCAAACCAAAGTCCAACCCCTTGAAGGCCGCTGACATCACTGTCATCGACTACAAGGACGTAGCATTGCTGCGCAAGTTCATCTCCGACCGCGGAAAGATCCGCGCCCGTCGCGTCACTGGCGTCACGGTGCAGGAACAGCGCAAGATCGCCCAGGCAATCAAGAACGCCCGCGAAGTTGCTCTGCTGCCTTACTCCGGCGCTGGCCGCGGCTAA